The genomic DNA TCTGCCGCGCCTGCAGAGTCGACGCCTTCGTCCACCGGTGACAACACCGCGCAGCCTAGCCCGGAGCCCACGCCAACTCCTACCGAAGAGCCACCAGAACTCATCGGTGGTGGCACCGAGCTGTTCCCAGATAAGCGGTTCATCGCGCTCTACGGACACCCCACCTATCCCGAGCTTGGTGCGCTCGGAGAGCAAGGGCCCGAGGAAGCAGTCGAACGTGCTAAAGACCTCGCAGAATACTATGAGAAGCATACTGACGCCAAGATTATCCCGTCATTTGAGATCATCGTGACGATGGCGTCCGCTGCGCCCGGTAATGATGGCAACTACTCTGCGGTCGTAGATTTTGACGACCTGGATCCCTACATTGAAGCTGCAGAAGAACACGATGTGTACGTCGTCTTGGACTTACAGCCGGGCCACAATGATTTCCTGACCCAGGCCAAATTGTTTGAGGATTATCTCAAAGAACCCAACGTCGGCCTCGCTTTAGACCCAGAATGGCGCCTGGCCCCCGGTCAGGTGCATATGCAACAGATCGGCTCTGTTGACGCGGCGGAAATCAACGAGACCACCGAATGGTTGGCCGAGCTCACTGCCGAGCATGAACTGCCCCAGAAGATGGTCATCCTGCATCAGTTTCAATTGGCCATGATCCAAGACCGCGAAGAGATCAATACAGATCATTCCGAACTGGCCATCGTGCTCCACGCTGACGGCCATGGCACAGCAGAACAAAAACTCGACACGTGGGAAGCGTTGCAACGGGATTTGCCCGACGACATCTACATGGCGTGGAAGAACTTCTACCGCCAAGACAATCCGATGTTCTCTCCCAAGGAGACCTTCGAGGTTGAACCAAAGCCGTGGTTCGTGTCCTACCAGTAGCTTCCGCGCGGTCGCGTGCCACCGATTAGTCGTTGGCGTTTAGTCCGTGGGTCGCTGAGACCTCATCAACGATGTATTCGGCAATTGCCATCGAAGAGGTCGCACCGGGGGAGGGCGCGTTGCGAATAAACGTGGCCCGCCCCAGGTGTTCGATGACAAAATCATCGACTAACTGACCGTCTTCGTCCATGGCTTGTGCACGAATGCCACGGGTGATGGGCGTGGCCTGTGCTCCGTCGAGTTTGGGCACGTAAGCGGTCGCGCCATTGAGAAATTTTTTCCGAGAGACCACGGCAGTCAGCTCTCGGATCGCTGCTTTCATATTCCGTGCGGCAAACTTCCAAAAACCTTGATTGGTCAGGACTGCTGCGGTGTCTTTGAGCCCGATCTGCCAACCGGTGTAATTTTCTCGGCCAAATGACAAAAACGCGTTGGGCCCGACCAGCATTTCCCCATCGACGCGCTTGGTGAGATGCACCCCTAAGAAGGGGTAGGCGGGATCGGGTACCGGGTAGACCAGGCCGTTGAGGATCTGTCGGTGGGTCGGTGCTAACTGCGCGTACTGACCAAAAAACGGTACGATCGCGGGGAAAGCAGCTCCGCCCGCCATCCGGGCGAGCCGGTCTGACTGCAGACCGGCGCAGCCGATCACATAATCGAACTGCTCCGTCTGCTCATTATCGTCGGGTCCTCGCGTGGTGAGGACACACCCCTGCGCATCCACGCTGACATCGGTCACCTCGGTTGCTAACCGGATTGTTCCGCCTCCGGCCTGCACGTCATCGATCAGGGCTCGAGTGACCCCAGCAAAATCAATGATCGCAGTGTGCGGGGAGTGCAATGCCAGCACGCCCACCGCGTTGGGCTCAAGGCGACGAAGCTCATCGGGACCGATCAGTGCAACATCTGGCACCCCGTTGGCAACTGCCCGTTCAAAGATGGCCTCTAGACGCGGACGCTCGTCGGGGTCCAGCGCCACAACGAGTTTTCCGCAGGCCTCATAGGGCACACCCTTTGCCTGAGCGTAAGCAGTCATGAGCTCCACACCTCGGCGACAGAGCCGGGCTTTGAGACTGCCCGGCTGATAATACAACCCGGCATGCACGACGCCGGAATTATGCCCGGTCTGATGCGCCGCGACCGTTGCGGCTTTCTCAAAGACCGTGACCTTCGCTGCTGGGAAACGACGGGTGAGTTCGTTAGCGACTGCTGCACCGTTAATACCCGCACCGATAACGGCAAACGACGAAGAGCGCACAGAATTCATACCAGGATCCTAGAGTGCTTGGACACGCAGCGCTTTTTTCATCGGCCGCATTTTGGCATGGGTCTCAGCTAGCTCTGCAGCCGGATCTGAGCCATCGACAATCCCGCCACCGGCATACACTCGCACGTGATAAGCGTCTTCGATGAGACTGCCACGCAGTGCGATCCCAAATTCACCTTGACCATGGGCATCTAACCAGCCGACGGCCCCGGCGTAGAGGCCACGGTCCATCCCGTGGGTCTCGGCTTCTAGTTGCCAGATTGCATCCATTGCGGGCTGGCGTGGAGTACCACCCACGGCAGCCGTTGGGTTGATTTCCGCCACAAGATCCAGAATGGACGTTTCTGATGTCAGCTCAGCTGAGACATCTGTGGCTAAGTGATACACATTCGGCAGGGACAGGACAAACGGTTGGTCAGAGGTGCGCAATTGGGTGGCAAATGGCGCCAGCTTATCGACCAAGGAATCCACAGCGGCCTGATGTTCGAAGATCTGTTTGGGATGATCTGACAACTGCTCTGCAATGAGATCTTCATTGACTGCTACATTGCGATCCACGGTCCCAGCCAGCACCCGGGCTTTGGCAGCATTGGCCTGGCGGGCGATCAATAACTCCGGGGTTGAGCCAATCAGGTTTTCAACCTTATACGTCCAGGCGGTGGGATTATCCGACGCCAAGGCACGGATGGTGGCCGGGATATGGAATGGAGCGGCACCGGTGAGTAACTCGTCGCGAGCCAAGACGATTTTTTCAAAGTCTTGTTGCGCCAACATCTGGACCGCTTTCGCCACCGAGCGCTCAAACGCAGCTTCCGACAACTGGGCGGACACCGTTTTTAGCCCATTGTGTTCGGCGGCAGGTGGTTCTTGGGGGAGCTCTTCGAGGAAAGTCGTAAAGAGTGTTTCGGCGCTCGGGGGTGTTGCGGTTGATTCGTAGGTGTAGCGCAACCAAACGCCGTCAGTCGATCGATCTAACACAAATTTCGGCACGGTCACGATGGAATCAACTGCCGAACGAGCATCAAAAGTGAAAGCCGCAAAACAGATCGGAGCGGCAGCGGTCAGGGATGCAGGGAGCTCAGGGCCCGCCTCAGCGGTGAGCTCGGTCCAGCGATCCCGCGCGGCAGTGAATCGTTCTGGGCCACGTGTGGTGAAGCGGAATCGTTGGCCAAAGCCGAGTTTGCCCATCCGGTGTCGCGAAAATGCACAGGTGGCCTTGCCTATGATTTCGGTAGGCAATTGGGCCACTTGTGCCTCAGACAGTTGAAAAGCTGCGGCGGTAAAAGACATGATAGGCAATAATGTACCGGTTTTTTCGCTGGTGCGGGTTCGGTAGTCTGAGACATCATTGCCAACGGGAAGGCTGGGCTATCAGGGAGAGTGCGATGAACCAGCACAAGGGTCTCATCTGGCCGCGCCGAACTGTCCTGTGGGCGTGGCTGCGAAAACGGCGGCATGGTGCGCCACAGTCTCAGCGGCAACGCCTGCGGAAAATGCGCTGATCGATGCGGCCTGGTGACTAACACGTGCGGGACCTTGGTATGGCTGCGATAGCAGATGCTGCTCGCACAGCTGAAATACGGGGTACTGCGGGGTAACCTCTGTTGATACGGGCCATGACAGCGGTAAGTTTATGTGCCATACGAGCACAAGTTCGTACAACGGTGATTCCAGGGGCCTAAATGGGCCGCTAGTGTAGGGTTATACGGGTGGACATTTCTATTTCGCTGCCTCCGGGTATTGACGCGCTGCGAGAGCACGAGCAGCTATTTGATGCGCTGTTGACCAGCTTATCGAAGATCGAAGATGATCTCGCTGACGCGCTAGTGTACGCGGACCAGTTGGCGCATCTGACGACGCGGCACTTACTGGATGCCGGCGGTAAGCGAGTCCGCCCCATCGTGACCGTTCTATCCTCAATGTTGGCGGATGAAAATGTCGGGTCTGGACTGGTTACAGAGCCCAACGACAACATTCGTAAGGTTGCCGTCGCGTTAGAATTGACGCATCTGGCCACGTTGTACCACGATGATGTCATGGACGAGGCTGATCAACGTCGCGGTGTGACAGCAGTTCATCAGCAATGGTCCAACTCGATTGCTATTCTTGCCGGCGATCTCATCTTTGCCCGAGCCTCAGGTGAAATGTCGTCGCTGGGAACTCGTGCGGTGCGGGAGCATGCTCGCACTTTTGAGAAACTGGTCATGGGCCAGCTGTGGGAAACCGTCGGTCCCGAAGCCGATGATGATCCCCTGGAACACTATCTTCGCGTTATAGACGGCAAGACGGCATCCCTGCTCGCTACGAGCGCTTATCTAGGGGCACTGCTTGCCGGCGGGTCCGAAGAGCTCATTGAGATCGCAGCGACCTATGGTGGCAACGTCGGGATGGCATTCCAGCTGGCCGATGACATCATTGATGTCACCAGCCCGTCCGATACCTCGGGCAAAGTCCAGGGCACGGATCTGAAAGAACGCGTCGAAACCTTACCGGTCTTGTTGTTGCGTGAAGCAGCATCCCAGGGCGATGCCGATGCGGTAGAAGCCCTGAAACTCGTCGACGGGCCACTGGACACTGATGAGCAATTAGAAAATGCGGTGCGCGCGGTGGCCACCCATCAGGTGATTGAGCGCGCCTGGGAACTCACCGATCAGTGGGCACGCAAAGCCATCGACGCCTTAGACGGTTTAGCTGATTCACCCGTCAAAACTGCCCTACAGCTCTTTGCCGAATATGTCGTCTCTCGGGACGCTTAGTTCTCTGGTAAGAAGGTTTTGGCCGGATTCAAGGTGGCCTTGATATCTTGGGCGATCTCGGCCCGGTAGGCCACATCCATCGGTTGCCGAAGGTGGCGGTATAACATGTCGTTTGCATACCGCGGGAACACATGCAGGTGGTAGTGCCACACGTGCTGGTTCCCGGAGGGCTCATTATGTTGCCGAGTGGAGATGCCTTCAGGATTCCATGCCCGTTTCATCGCAAACGCTACTTCGCGCACCATCAACGAGATACGCATCAGTACTCGGTCGGGCAAATGATACAGGGCCTCATAATGCTCGGTCGGACAGATCATGACGTGCCCGGCGCGCGGCCCGAACCCATCGGCCGCGGCGAAGACGATGAGATCGTCATCCTGATAGATCACATCGGAGAGTTCGCATCGATTGTTCGGGTCAGCTACGTCCCCGTTAACCAGACCACAGAACGGGCAAACGTACCCGGCAGGAGCATGCGATTGGATCTGCGGCGGCGTGGGATGCGGCCCGTGGCCGGTGTAGTCAGTCAAGGTCGTCCTCCGTGTAGTTCCAGGTCAAAGTCTCTGTGATGAATTCTGACACAGTTGAGTCCGTGGATTTCCACGTTCCAGCACCGTCTGGCTCATCGGCCCCGACAGTGCGGTGAAAAATAATTGGGTCGGGCAGCGTGACCTGATCCAGCGGGACGGCCCAGACGGTCGATTCATTGGCGTCTTCGACGAACATCACCATGTTGTCACGGATCTCGAGTTCGTCTGGATCGAAAAAGAAATGATTCGTTTCCATCATCTCTGAGGTCCCCAAGGCCAAATAAAATTCTTGCAACGACAGGGGAATAAGACGGTCTGCTGTGGGCTCGTTCCCCAGTTCCTGTAATTGTTGTGCAGCAATTGACTGTTGCACTTGGTGTTGCAGCTCGGCCGGCGGCATGCCGTCTGATGCTTGCCACGGGCGATCCAAGAGTTTTGAAACTAACCCTTGAAATCCTGGATAAAATACTGGTGTATCGCGTCGAGCCATAGCTACTAGTGTAGTCACGAATTTTGTCCCAGCCACTGTTGCTGATCGCTGAATTCATGGCTGACAGCCAGCATTAGGGGATACGGTAGTTACGTAATTAGCATTGCTAGTACTTGTGTCTCTATGAACAAAGGGAAATTAGTGTCCGAAACTATGCATCGTCCATTGCGGATCGCCATCATCGGTGCCGGTCCGGCCGGTGTGTACACCGCTGATTCACTCCAGAAAGCCGATATCGATTTTGAGGTGTCCATCGACCTCTTTGATCGATATCCAGCGCCTTTCGGGTTGATTCGGTATGGTGTGGCACCCGATCACCCACGGATCAAGGGCATCATCAAAGCCCTCCATCGGGTCATGGATCGTGGCGACCTTCGGTTTATCGGCAACGTCGACTATGGCACCGACATTCATTTAGACGAACTGCGCACATACTACGACGTGATTGTCTTTGCTACCGGAGCCATCAAGGATGCCCGGCTAGATATTCCGGGGGTAGACGCCCAAAACTCCTTCGGAGCCGCCGACTTCGTCAACTGGTATGACGGTCATCCCGATGTAGATCGGCACTGGGACTTGTCAGCAAAAGAAGTTGCCGTCATTGGCAATGGCAACGTCGCGTTAGACGTGGCCCGCGTGCTGGCCAAACCTGCCCGTCAAATGCTCGAGACCGAGATCCCCGATAACGTCTACCAGGGCCTCGCCGCATCACAGGTCACCGACGTCCACGTATTCGGGCGTCGTGGTCCCGCACAAGTGAAATTCACTCCGCTCGAGCTGCGGGAACTCAACAGCATTGAAGACTGCGAAATCGTCTTGTACGAAGACGATTTCGAGTTTGACGAAGCTTCCGAAAAAGCCGCCGAAGAGTCCAACCAGGTGCGCAACATGGTCAACACCTTGACCAACTGGTTACTCGAACAAGAAGACAGACCAGAAGGCAGTGGCGCGTCCCGTCGACTCCACCTGCACTTCTTGGAAGCGCCAGAAGAGATCCTGACCGAACACGGCAAGGTTGCTGGTCTGCGGATGCAGCGCATGGAGCTCGACGGCACCGGTAACGTCCGGCCCACCGGCGAAATGAAAATGTACCCCGTCCAGGCCGTCTATCGTGCCATTGGATACTTCGGTTCTGCCGTGCCGCAAATTCAATTCGATGAAGAACGCGGCATCATCAAAAACGAGGAAGGCCGAGTCTTGGGTGCTGATGGGCAGCCGGTCCCGGGGCTTTACACCGCAGGCTGGATCAAACGTGGGCCGGTTGGACTTATCGGACACACGAAGGGTGATGCTTTAGAGACGATTGGTCACATCATCGAAGATGTCGACCATCTCTACACGGCAGAAAACCCTGATGAGCAGGCCATTTTAGACCTGTTAGCGAGCCGTGGCATTGAATATAGTGACTGGCACGGCTGGAAAAAACTGGATAATTACGAGATCCAACTGGGTGATATGAAAACAGCCAACGGCCCGGTCGAACGTGAGCGAGTGAAGGTAGTCGATCGTGAAGAACAGCTTCGACTAGCTGCGGCTCGAGCTCGCGAAGCAGCACATAGTTAGAGGAACACGTCTGTATGCAACGCGCAACGCGAAATCGTACGAAAACCTGGTTTCTATTTGCCCTCATGTTGGGCATTCTGGTTGCGATCGGTGGTGTGATCTCTGGTTCCACCGGCAACGGTATGTGGATCATCCTGTTCACCGGGATCGGACTCGTGACCACTGCGGTCACCTACTGGAATTCCGATAAGATCGCGTTGCGCAGCATGCAGGCCTACCCGGCCGACCCGCAGCAGTTCAAGGGCCTCTACGATATGGTCTACGATCTTGCTCAAAAGGCTGGCGAACCGGCCCCGCGGATCTACATTGCTCCAACACATCAGCCCAACGCGTTTGCCACCGGCCGCAATCCAGAAAACGCGGCGATCTGCTTTACCGAGGGCATCATGCATTTGCTCACGCCGCGTGAACTGCGTGCGGTGACCGGACATGAGCTGATGCACGTCTACAACCGCGACATCCTGACCTCATCGGTTGCCGCAGCCCTGGGCACCATCATCCAAGGTGTGGCATACATGCTGATGTTCAACCGCGGAAATAACAGTAACGCCTTGCTGAATCTGCTCGGTGCGATTCTCGCACCGCTTGCCGCCGGTTTGATCCAGGCCGGGATTTCGCGGGACCGGGAGACCTCGGCCGACCATGATGGAGCGTTGTTAACTGGCGATCCGCTGGCACTGGCCTCAGCCCTGCAAAAGATCTCTGGGGGAGTGCAACGACATCCGATGCCGGCAGAGGATCATCGGGTAAAATCCGCTTCGCACATGATGATCGCCAACCCCTTCGCCGGCCGAGTCCGCAACTGGTTCTCTACGCATCCTGCGATGGAGGACCGGGTGGAACGGTTGACCCAGCAGGCCCGGGACATGGGTCAGAGCCGTTAGTGCGAGTGTGCGCTGCTACCGGTAGGACGTTGTTCCCAGTGCCGTTGCAGCTCGTCATCAACCGGCCGCTCTAAGAGTTCATTGCGCGTATTCTGTGCCCATCGCAGGGCTTCTTCATGATCGAGGCGCGCTTTGCGGGAGAGCTGATCAACCTGATGCGCATGCGTGGCATCTGTAACCGGGATCGGGTCGGTGTGCAGTTCTTCCAGCTGCGATTCCAGAGCTGACTGTGCTTGTGCGGCCATTTCTAGACGCTGGGGTGCGGTCATAATATCGACGAGGCTCTCATCCACCAAAAGGCCCTCAGGGTGCCGGAACCCATTGCGTAGCGCGGGCTGGAGCACATCGTCAATATCGATATGGACTTCGGGTTCGGTCAGGGTCATTTGTTCAAACGCATCACCATCTTCTCGGGACACGAGGAACTGTCCGACGGACATCGGCGTGGTGTAGATGATCTTGTTGAAGGTGATGAGGTACATCATCGCAAAGACTCCTAAGCGGTTATTTGAAGTTAATGAACTGTAGCGGGGCGTCCTCGAAGTCACGCAGGAGGTTGATGGTGGCCTGCAGGTCATCTCGAGACTTCGATGACACGCGCAACTGATCGCCCTGAATGTTGGCTTTAACAGACTTCGGTGCCTCATCGCGGATTAATTTCGAGATCTTCTTGGCGGTGGGCTGGTCGATGCCTTCTTTAATCGTGGCGGTGATTTTGTGCTGTTTGCCCGTGGCCACAGGTTCTGAAGCGTCGAGGGCTTTTAAAGAAATGCCACGGCGAATCATCTTCGACTGCAAAACGTCCAGCGCCGCATTGACGCGTTCTTCGGCGTTTGCCGTGAGCGTGATGGTGTTTTCGGTGTGCTCAATCTCGGCACCGGTGTCTTTAAAGTCGTAGCGCTGTTGAAGTTCCTTGGCGGCTTGGTTTACAGCATTGGCAACTTCTTGTTTGTCCACTTCGGACACGACGTCAAAAGTCGATTCCTTGGCCATCTGGCCTCCTTGCACACGTGATAACTGGTTCTGGTCAAAGTTTAGCTTGAATCCCTGACTCACCATATGACTCGGACTCTAGCCTGCCCGCCGAGCACAGGTAGGGCACCGATTCGCAAAAACAAAAAAGTGCTGGTAAGGTAAACACTCGTGCACGCAAGACGTGGACATGGCAGATTACCCAAGCGGCCAACGGGGGCTGACTGTAAATCAGCTGGCATTGCCTTCACTGGTTCGAATCCAGTATCTGCCACCAATGCTTCATAGCAGCAAAACCTCGGTGTAAACCGAGGTTTTTTCGTTTCCTGCAAGGTCTCAGTCCAGCAGCCGCCCGTGTTGGGCGACCACGGTCTGGAGTTCCTGCGCGCGGGCCGCAAAAGTCTCCGGTGGGAGATCGTGGGTAAACCCAGTAACTGTAACGGCCGCAACAATCCGGTCTTGACTGCCGAGCAGGGGCACGCCGATTGCTGTCATATCTTCATCCCACTCATTATTCGACACCGCCCAGCCTCGCTGCCGCGCCAGCTCAAGATCAGCCATCAGAGCCGAAGTATCCGTGATGGTGTGAGGGGTAAACCGGTGCAGGGACTCGGAGGCTATCCGGTCACGGATCTGCTGGTCGGCAAATGCTAGTAAGACTTTGCCGCTACTTGTGGCGTGGCCAGGGGTACGACGCCCCACATATTGCCGCGGAGTAAAGAATTTATCCGGTGGATCTGACTGTGCGATGTTCACCGCATAGGTGTCGTCCAAAATCGCCACGTTTGCTGTGAGATTGAAGTGCTCAGCCACTGCCTCCACGAGCAGTTGAGCGGATCTGGTCAGGTCGTATTGCGAATTCACGGAGCTAGCGAGCTGCAAGATGCCATGCCCAAGTTCATAGGCTAAGCTGTCGGGCTGTCGAGTTACCAGCCGGTGTCGTTCAAGTGCTGTCAGCAGCCGCGAGGCAGTCGACTTATGGACGTGGAGCTCTTGGGCAATCTGGGTAACCGTGGCGTGCTGTAGTCCGTTGAGGGTCCACAAGATCTGTAGTGCTCGGTCGACTGATTGGTTCGAGCTCATTCGTCTCGCCCCTTCCGGTTGTTCATCGCGACCCCCTTGTCTGCGCAGCGGGCCACTGACTACACTGAGTGACACACATCACAGTTGCACTTTATGCATAAGTTGCAACATGCGCAACCCCGGCTTGGAAGGTAGTTCGATGGCGGTAACAGAACTCAAGATACTGATAATCGGCTCGGGTGTGGTTGGCGCTGCACTGGCTGATGAACTCACACAACGCGGTGTACGAGACGTCACGGTCGTGGATCAAGGTCCCTTATACACCACCGGTGGCTCCTCATCCCATGCTCCGGGGTTTGTTTTTCAGGTCAATCCGTCCAAAGCGATGTCGGAGCTGGCCCAGCGCACACTGAACAAGCTTGATGAACTTGATCCTGGCGGCGACGACGAATGGCTGCTCAAACGCGTTGGCGGTCTTGAGCTTGCGTATACCGATGAGCAGATGCGGGAGTTGAAACGCCGACACGGTTTCGCTCAGTCCTGGGGTGTGGAATCAGCACTCATCGATGCCGACCGCGTGCACCACCTCTGGCCAGCGATCAACACCACCGATTTGGTCGGTGCGTTACACACCCCCACCGACGCCGTGGTGCACTCGGCGCGAGCCGTGGCTGCTCAAGCCAAGCGCGCGATAGCTCATGGGGCCACGTTTCACGAATACACCCAAGTGGTCGACCTGGTCACCGAAGACGGGGCCGTTACCGGCGTCAGGGTAGTCGATGCTCTAACCGGCGAGCGCCAACGTATCATCGCAGCGGATCTGGTGGTCGCGGCCGGCGGTATCTGGGGCCCTACGATCGGTCGATGGCTGGGTCGCAATTTACCGATGCAACCCATTGAACACG from Enteractinococcus fodinae includes the following:
- a CDS encoding FAD-dependent oxidoreductase, producing MHRPLRIAIIGAGPAGVYTADSLQKADIDFEVSIDLFDRYPAPFGLIRYGVAPDHPRIKGIIKALHRVMDRGDLRFIGNVDYGTDIHLDELRTYYDVIVFATGAIKDARLDIPGVDAQNSFGAADFVNWYDGHPDVDRHWDLSAKEVAVIGNGNVALDVARVLAKPARQMLETEIPDNVYQGLAASQVTDVHVFGRRGPAQVKFTPLELRELNSIEDCEIVLYEDDFEFDEASEKAAEESNQVRNMVNTLTNWLLEQEDRPEGSGASRRLHLHFLEAPEEILTEHGKVAGLRMQRMELDGTGNVRPTGEMKMYPVQAVYRAIGYFGSAVPQIQFDEERGIIKNEEGRVLGADGQPVPGLYTAGWIKRGPVGLIGHTKGDALETIGHIIEDVDHLYTAENPDEQAILDLLASRGIEYSDWHGWKKLDNYEIQLGDMKTANGPVERERVKVVDREEQLRLAAARAREAAHS
- a CDS encoding M48 family metalloprotease gives rise to the protein MQRATRNRTKTWFLFALMLGILVAIGGVISGSTGNGMWIILFTGIGLVTTAVTYWNSDKIALRSMQAYPADPQQFKGLYDMVYDLAQKAGEPAPRIYIAPTHQPNAFATGRNPENAAICFTEGIMHLLTPRELRAVTGHELMHVYNRDILTSSVAAALGTIIQGVAYMLMFNRGNNSNALLNLLGAILAPLAAGLIQAGISRDRETSADHDGALLTGDPLALASALQKISGGVQRHPMPAEDHRVKSASHMMIANPFAGRVRNWFSTHPAMEDRVERLTQQARDMGQSR
- a CDS encoding polyprenyl synthetase family protein, yielding MDISISLPPGIDALREHEQLFDALLTSLSKIEDDLADALVYADQLAHLTTRHLLDAGGKRVRPIVTVLSSMLADENVGSGLVTEPNDNIRKVAVALELTHLATLYHDDVMDEADQRRGVTAVHQQWSNSIAILAGDLIFARASGEMSSLGTRAVREHARTFEKLVMGQLWETVGPEADDDPLEHYLRVIDGKTASLLATSAYLGALLAGGSEELIEIAATYGGNVGMAFQLADDIIDVTSPSDTSGKVQGTDLKERVETLPVLLLREAASQGDADAVEALKLVDGPLDTDEQLENAVRAVATHQVIERAWELTDQWARKAIDALDGLADSPVKTALQLFAEYVVSRDA
- a CDS encoding IclR family transcriptional regulator, producing MSSNQSVDRALQILWTLNGLQHATVTQIAQELHVHKSTASRLLTALERHRLVTRQPDSLAYELGHGILQLASSVNSQYDLTRSAQLLVEAVAEHFNLTANVAILDDTYAVNIAQSDPPDKFFTPRQYVGRRTPGHATSSGKVLLAFADQQIRDRIASESLHRFTPHTITDTSALMADLELARQRGWAVSNNEWDEDMTAIGVPLLGSQDRIVAAVTVTGFTHDLPPETFAARAQELQTVVAQHGRLLD
- a CDS encoding HIT family protein, whose protein sequence is MTDYTGHGPHPTPPQIQSHAPAGYVCPFCGLVNGDVADPNNRCELSDVIYQDDDLIVFAAADGFGPRAGHVMICPTEHYEALYHLPDRVLMRISLMVREVAFAMKRAWNPEGISTRQHNEPSGNQHVWHYHLHVFPRYANDMLYRHLRQPMDVAYRAEIAQDIKATLNPAKTFLPEN
- the lhgO gene encoding L-2-hydroxyglutarate oxidase, producing the protein MNSVRSSSFAVIGAGINGAAVANELTRRFPAAKVTVFEKAATVAAHQTGHNSGVVHAGLYYQPGSLKARLCRRGVELMTAYAQAKGVPYEACGKLVVALDPDERPRLEAIFERAVANGVPDVALIGPDELRRLEPNAVGVLALHSPHTAIIDFAGVTRALIDDVQAGGGTIRLATEVTDVSVDAQGCVLTTRGPDDNEQTEQFDYVIGCAGLQSDRLARMAGGAAFPAIVPFFGQYAQLAPTHRQILNGLVYPVPDPAYPFLGVHLTKRVDGEMLVGPNAFLSFGRENYTGWQIGLKDTAAVLTNQGFWKFAARNMKAAIRELTAVVSRKKFLNGATAYVPKLDGAQATPITRGIRAQAMDEDGQLVDDFVIEHLGRATFIRNAPSPGATSSMAIAEYIVDEVSATHGLNAND
- a CDS encoding isochorismate synthase, coding for MSFTAAAFQLSEAQVAQLPTEIIGKATCAFSRHRMGKLGFGQRFRFTTRGPERFTAARDRWTELTAEAGPELPASLTAAAPICFAAFTFDARSAVDSIVTVPKFVLDRSTDGVWLRYTYESTATPPSAETLFTTFLEELPQEPPAAEHNGLKTVSAQLSEAAFERSVAKAVQMLAQQDFEKIVLARDELLTGAAPFHIPATIRALASDNPTAWTYKVENLIGSTPELLIARQANAAKARVLAGTVDRNVAVNEDLIAEQLSDHPKQIFEHQAAVDSLVDKLAPFATQLRTSDQPFVLSLPNVYHLATDVSAELTSETSILDLVAEINPTAAVGGTPRQPAMDAIWQLEAETHGMDRGLYAGAVGWLDAHGQGEFGIALRGSLIEDAYHVRVYAGGGIVDGSDPAAELAETHAKMRPMKKALRVQAL
- a CDS encoding YajQ family cyclic di-GMP-binding protein, whose translation is MAKESTFDVVSEVDKQEVANAVNQAAKELQQRYDFKDTGAEIEHTENTITLTANAEERVNAALDVLQSKMIRRGISLKALDASEPVATGKQHKITATIKEGIDQPTAKKISKLIRDEAPKSVKANIQGDQLRVSSKSRDDLQATINLLRDFEDAPLQFINFK